The Lineus longissimus chromosome 8, tnLinLong1.2, whole genome shotgun sequence region TCTTGGTGTTCAAGTGCTTGACTGGGGAGGCTCCAGGatatctcagatccatgatCCTGTTGCGCCGctttgtcgggggggggggggggggggggattctaGCTCTTGGTCAACGTTAAGACGTCTTTCCTGTACTAACTTATTACTTCTCTTGTATAATCcgacacggatgtagagcaaacaTGCTCTACACCCATGATTCTGATTACACTGGTTGTTCTGGGTACTCTTTCTGGGGATTTTCTGAGGTTCTCTCTTGAGGgaaagaaccccccccccccccatatgtATACATTGGTTTGTTGTTAACATGTGTCTAAGGCGACAGTGATATCTCTCCATGGCACAAGTGACGTGGCGGCCCCTCGAAACGGCCCAAGTTTGGTATCGGTCACGTCAACTTGCATCATTGGATTTGTGAATCAATATCACCTCTCTTTAGAAGAAAAACTCAGACTCAATAACCTCACGTTCCGTAAACAATTTCAAACTCAAAAGTAAATATTATAATAAGCTTGTTTCCTTTTCCGTTTACCTTTCCTTGTTTGCTACAATACAAAAGTTACTTTTAGTATTTCGCTTGAAACATGAATGGAAATCAATTGAATTACCTTAATTTGAGAGGCCATAAACGAAGTACTTTTACAAGGACCTTTGACTTTAAAGGTTAACTGGTGTCGATACTTTTAAAGGAAGTACCCAATATTCTCACAATTCAGTTAAGAAGGATCGATCGCGAGAGCCAAAGCCATCAGGATCTGCGATGTTCCTTGAGGTTCCTCGgttcaagtgccagactctTGGTGGTCGTTCCTTTGCGGCAGCTGTTCCAAAACTGTGGAACCGGCTGCCGCAAAAACTCCGTAACATtgattccctccagactttcaaGTCCCTCCTAAAGGCCCACCTTTTTGCAGTTGCCTTTGGGGAAAAACGCGCTCTAGAATACTCACTCGCTGAGTAATTTAGGCGCTctacaaatgccaacattgattgattgattgacattttgatcataaatctattTGATTCAGATACAATAAATGCAAAGGtaaccctttatgtaccaacgatgatacatttgaggtttcatactagtttatctgacattatttcgaaataaaatattttcaaagttgctGGTATCTCTAGTTAAAGCtacaccattgactagatagcagcatttctcatggtacatgtacattgcattaccaatAAGTGATGCCAGCTATAATTGGGTTTTAATACATGACCATTacctgaaactaaagtttttaacgGCACACGACAATACCGgcgtcagtcaattcagaatatcacaagctgttgtctgacacaagacGTAATGTAAAACagaggtgataaatagaactttgtgtttttacaccagtttaaaatcagtctaatttgcgacgatattgtttaaattgtcgGTACgtgattgcatcgaacatcccttaagtgttcaataaataccGTTTGATACCAGCAGAATCACGTCGTCAACCTAGCTTGTAATaatactaaatgttttattaccaataaagaccataaacctgtgaaaaaagtgttcttatgcataacaaacaagtacatgtaatttgaaaatTCAGTCTTGTATTATCTCTCAGAAGCATTGGTTTAGATGAAAtgctctgaattacaggcaacattattggaagaggtgccactacaagatccaGGCTGGTTTTTGTGAATCTGCTAGAAAATGTCTTGCGTAACCTAAGTTATAggtgaatgaaacggccaggggccattttgctcaccgtatagatatttggtgctttagaattcatcctggttaagaaacattgtacatgtatagtacaatgtatataggtcaaaccaaagtccgTATGACATGTGTGACAGTCAGAGATTTATGTTAATCATTTagtatttcaaatttggcgcccCTTGTTGTTTTCGCGCAGACTAATTAGCGAGCATGCGCATTTGTCATTTCCGCCCACCGTGGCGCTTACAATTTTAGACACCTTCGAACTTCAATCATGTATTATTACAAAAATAAGAAAGAGATAAGGCTGGGATAGAGGTAACTAAAAGTAATGATAGTATAGACTCTTTAGGTTGCACTGTTACTGTACAGGGCCTTTTTAATTGGCCCGAGACGAGTGTTTTATTGACACGTTCTTCAGTGCGCGTGGCGTGTGTGAAGTGAGAGTTTATTAATAGACGGCGCCACCGTTAAGGTATAATTTAGCTGATGAAACTAGTGTTCAATTTAGTGAAGTTTCAAAGCTATTCTGAGTCTGTACTAATGTAAAATGACAGCAGCTTAGTACTACTGCTGATAGTCAATGTCTGTCCTCTGTCCTTGGTAAAAGATGAAGTCACAACTGGTCCTTTTTAGAAaagaatgtcacaaccagtcatttgtgagacaaagtcacaatctgtctCCAGTGTATTTAGTGTCGgtatttttatcttttcagttttTACGTGCTCTGTGGTGCCCTTTGTAACGCGAATGTGAACAAAGTTTTAAACGAAAGAAAGTCTTCATTTCTTATTGACTTAAACTGCCACAACATGTGTTGtattgttgcttggagtaagtaccataagaatatcatcaaaaacaagtcactaataagcgagatattgcactttttacctatttcagttttggcctcctggtggccaaattgagtaccagatcagattcGGTGTCCgagtttacatgacgtagggagtcatgtgtaccaaatttcaaattcatagctttagcggttaagaaacgtgtcatagttacaatcaaacgaccaatttacgccatttgacctctgttaccttgaaaagcaggtcaaatcaaaaactcatctgatatgtgatgtatccgtgctaggagaacctaccataacaattttattgaaaaggagtcactaataagcaagagatatcacactttctaggttttcacttttggccccctggtggccaagtcgagaatcagaccggattgaaattcagggtcagaggtcacctgacttggggggtcctttgtacaaagtctcagttcatagccttaggggttaagaaacgtgccacagttacgctccaAAGGCCATTTGCGCCATTttacctcggtgaccttgacaagtacgtcaaatcagaAAACCGGTATCatatttgatgtatccttgctaagagtatccaccataaattttttaccaaaaacgaaacagtaataagcgagatctTTTagctttggccccctggtgaccaagtcaagactcagaccggaccgaaatttagcgTCCGAGtttatctgacctagggggtcatgtgtaccaagtttaaagttcatagctttagcggttaagaaacgtgccactgtttttgaaataggatacgacgacgacgacgacgacggacaccggacactgcggtattgtatagactcccctacggtgagccaaaaagtggcTGCAATTaccccactttaccttacatgctgtaatgataaaaattgtcaaaatctgtgtcaacaAGCAAAAAAGTGGGTAGATTTATGAAAGTTCGTTCACCTTTTGACTTGAGTTCCCAGTGAAGATGGACGTAATTGGGAGGAACTGGATAAACGCCAGAATTGTGATTGCGTCTGTATTCGGTGACAAGAAGAGCAAGGTCGCTATTGCAGGTAAGTCTGCTCGCACTTTCATCTGAAATTCATCAATTTCTGTATATCGGCAGCAGGTTACTGAATAGCTTAGTCGCATACTCCCACTGAGAGAAATGGGCAACACGTACCAAAGCTGGCGTTATAGTTTGATGGGACGACTCCATACCGCATAAATTGGTAGAAGTCTCGTCAACAAACTGGGTAAAGGCCACCATTTTGATGACAGACACtggaaagacatgaaagagaGGAGGAAATACCTAAGATCAGTACACGAAGGTGAAAAAGTCTGTTGAAGGTGGTTGAAGCGGTGACCCGTGAGGCAAAAAGATGAAATGGaaacttctacatgtatagtatgaaTTGAAGCGTAACAAAAACGCGTCCACAACACGCTAGCCGGATCCGTCACTGCCTGGACGAAAGTGCGCGCATTGCGTTTTTAGTCGGACGATTGGTCCGCTCAAGTCGGCGGAGTGCGCGGACTACTCGCCTACCAAAGCGAAACTGTGGGTCGGCGAGCGAGTATAAACTGGCCTTAACGATCTCTTGCAGAGTGTCGCGCGCACGTGTGGCAACCAATAACTAAAACAAATGCGTTCATTAAAGAtaatctttaaaaaatattaTGTCAGCATTTTTGGGTTTGGCATTCCGACTTTTTAATACAAAAGGTCTCGCCGCAAAAGGATAATTTGGTGAGAGAAGGGGGTCACATCCTCTTGGCTGACCTCACCAGGAAcgacttttttttcatttctttaggTACAATAAAGTACTAGTCTTTAACTGAACAAAACTCGTATTCCAACCATGGACTCCGATTCAAAATGCTCAACAGCCGAGCTCCAGAAATTACTGGACAACAAGCTATACACCACACGATTGATCAGAACATATGAACGCATCTACGGCGAGACGTTCCTCAGTCCGGGAGGCTCAGAGGCAAGCAAGGTATAATCACCATTTACAATTCTTTCCAAAGGAATTTGCATAAAAATTCTTAACCTGGTTCCTTGATTGGTACAACAAAACTCCGCCGGTGAAGCAGGATTGAGAGAATCTGATTGGCAAATGAACTGACGTATTTCGAAAATCCCTGATATGGACCATAGGAGGTGTTGATTCGCCAACCAATACGACAGTGAGATATCAACtgcaattctaaaacacctaaaaCTAGACTTTGAAACGAGATTTTTGCTGCTTTTTACTTCTTCCATATTTTCAATCACTTGGTTTTATTATATCGCTCGATAAACTGCTGACGATTCTTCTTCTTTAGGATATTGTATCGTATCTTGACCTGGCTCCGGGTATGAAGTGTCTGGACGTCGGGTGTGGCACTGGAGGAAATGCGTTCTACTTGGCCAAGGTATGTGAGACTGCAGGAGATGCTGTCACAAAAACGTATGAATCCTATCATAGCTAACGAAATACCATCGAATCGATAAATAGGATAAATAGCTTGTGATGACTTCCCCCTTTTTTTGACCAAGGCAAGTCAAATTATGACCGTCACGAACCCCTACAGCATATCATTGGGCGAACAACGACACGTGACCGGTCCATAAAAACTGCTGTTACCCGATAGTTGCGAGCAACATTTATGGACCTTTAGAGTAAACAGACACTCTAAGATGGACCACTCATGAGTTAGAAGGGTGCTCTGAAGTAACGTGTCACTGAATTTTCAGCATCATGGTGTTGAAGTACACGGTTTGGATCTTTCCAACAATATGGTGAATCTCGCGAGAGAATACGCAAATGGGCGATATAAGGACGCGAGGTTATCATTCGCAGTTGAAGATGTCACAACAAGCGAGTTTCCTGATGAAAGTTTCGACGTTATCTACAGTCAGTGTGTATTGTCACATATTCAGGACAAGTTGAGTTTATTCAAGAAATTACGGGTAAGAAAAGCGTCCTAAATGACGGGTCGTGTTCCTAAGATTTTGAAGTAATTTAGACCTTGCCTCTCTCAAAATAGCGCGTGGTCGAGGCAGCCATGTGGTGGTGAAATCGATGAGGTTTTCGACCTTCACGAGCAACATCTGCCATTGGTTCCGTCAGGTGATACCATTTGGTAACCTGGACGAAACTGAACAAATATGGCTATGCGTGCGGCCatattgtatgtacatgtagggacaacttgggcgtggtagttacctggccaggaggataatgactcTGCGCCGCCACCATGGGCCGCCACCAGTAGGCCCTAGTATCACACAGATGCCGAgttctaataatgattttggacggtgttgcgaggcagttttggacatggcatgtgaatttcaggcaggcctatggttacaccccgttctaatgcattgtttattgcagttcaatgacttttcaatagttTGGGGAAGTCACAGTTGTGCTGGGAGCCATTTTGTATTAAAAACCAACATAgttcatgcccaagttgtccctttaagatgaaTACAGAATCGTAACCAGTGTTTTAGGCTGCTGTCAAACTGTAAATTCTTTACTCCAACAATCCTTGGATCAACAGAAAACAGACTTCAGCACTTTGATAATTCTTCACGATATATACCTTCGTGTCAAAATGTGATATTTCAGACTTGGCTGAAACCTGGGGGTAGACTCCTCATCGCTGATTACATATGCAGTTCGGGGAACCACTCCAAGGCCTTCACGGACTACATCGCCCAGCGCGAATATCACATCTTACCCGTGGAACAATACTCAAAGGTAAGCGTAGTTTATCCCCGCCAAATGACGATCTCCCAGTGAGAGGAACGGTAGCATCTGCTGCGGAGTATAACTACGCTAGTATCATTAAATTGCCCCAATGACTAAACCAGAGGGCTACAAGTGTTACAGCAGTGAAATCTCCCTGGTATCGAAGTCAAGTTCTACGCTATTATCTAAATGAGTGTTCAGCGGTTTTTATTCTCGGTCGACCACATCCACCGCCTTACTGCTTCCAACAGTCGACCTAGCATAATATGAGCCCGGGTGTATCTGACAACTAAACGACTAAATGTATTGAGTCCATATCACAGACCAAACGATATAGATCCGTGCCCTAACATAGAAATTGGGTAACCACTAATCAATGCACGGAGTCTATAGCTTTTTTTAAAGGTATCTGCCTTCGGGCCAACAACTTCATAAAGATGGTTTTTTTCCGTAACAGCAACTAATGCGATCAATTGGTAACAGCCCACCAACGCAGTGTCCGTAAAATTCAGTATCGCCTAATTGTATAATCTAAATCGTccaaacacaactttttatttCTCTTGGTTGATCTGTCTCCTGAAAGTtactaaggtctcgttagggagtttttcccgaatgtacgcgatgatgacgtgccccgttAACAGGACggaacatctattttaaaatgcgtttcgaatgTGATTGCAAGAGGataacccatttgtgtcgtatatcactgaaAATGCCCGAtttccctgattctgcaggatgttaaatcgggcattttatttctttaaataaatcataagcatcGCATTGGCTCTTAGCTCTgctcaccatcccaaatggcaatattgccaattgggtcggacaatcacggaaaaccccaaatattatacattgcttcctgtataattcttacagtgaccattctctcGTTAAAGATATTaggttacgctacacaaaaatcaaaaagaaatcgagggtcaaccattgaacttttgagatatgttgaatttttcacaagtcagcgaaaaacgcaccaacttactggcactggacggcatttcaacacgggcccgacgcacatccaaagttcagtgtacacatacgtcggcaacaacagtaaaatgcgtagtttcttgtcaatagccgcctattgagtagcgctccaggtttcagaaactccaaataacatgtatttgccaaaacaactgctaaatcaacactggcgtactgtgaggaccaagaaatctgtgattttttaggaaaaaactccctaatgagaccttacaTTGATAAAGAATTTAATGATTTCAGGTGTTGGAATGTGCAGGTTTCAAGACTGTCATCGTCAAAGACAACACTGGCGTCTTCGCTTGGACCTTACAGACGGATTTGGCGCGAATAGAGAGCAACAAGGAGGATTTTATAAATGTAGGTAAAGGTttcattagggacttttttgtattcatgcgcggccaagccctaaccgtagttccttaaagaccattgatttcttggccgttgttttggcaaagacacgTTTTtttgggagtttctgaaacctggagcgctactcaataggcggctaacaagaaactacgcattttactgttgttgccgacgtatgtgtacactgaacttgggatgtgcgtcgggcccgTGTTGAAATGTCGTCCAgggccagttggtgcgtttttcgctgatttgagcaaaattcaacatattatctcaaaagttcacTGGTTGATCCTCGCgaacatttgggaaaaactccctgacGAGAccttagggagtttttcccaaatgtacgcgatgatgacgtttCCTATTAACAGgatgtaacatctattttaaaatgcgtttccaaagtgaatgcatgaggacaacccatttgtgtcgtatatcactggaaacgcccgattcccctgattctgcaggatgttaaatcgggcattttatgtcttaaataaatcataagcgtcgcatttgctcctagctctgttcaccatcccaaatggcaatattgccaattgggccggacaatcacgaaaacccccaaatattatacatttcgtcctgaataattcttagacaaagaaaacgtgctcttcttctcgatttacgtactttacttcaaaaaagtcagttttaacactactgcacaaatatagagtggtcttaaagttccatttggatagagaattgacggactgatttggaaattcattccaaccatgcaaatgtttcagaaatgagaaaaagctcctgggtgtcatgacatgcatgatgtgtcttgcctctgcatttctgtactcagacatgtcagagggttttcaactttcatatcattgaagaaataattcattccaatctacaagtatgtcaatcacatcatttatttaaaaatcgtctgctaggacatacaggacaacgtcggtggagacagttgtgaca contains the following coding sequences:
- the LOC135492727 gene encoding uncharacterized protein LOC135492727, producing MDSDSKCSTAELQKLLDNKLYTTRLIRTYERIYGETFLSPGGSEASKDIVSYLDLAPGMKCLDVGCGTGGNAFYLAKHHGVEVHGLDLSNNMVNLAREYANGRYKDARLSFAVEDVTTSEFPDESFDVIYSQCVLSHIQDKLSLFKKLRTWLKPGGRLLIADYICSSGNHSKAFTDYIAQREYHILPVEQYSKVLECAGFKTVIVKDNTGVFAWTLQTDLARIESNKEDFINEFSPEEYDHIFEVWQAKLRRAQEGEQGYGLFVYEK